One Proteinivorax tanatarense DNA segment encodes these proteins:
- a CDS encoding ATPase, with product MESKLTSLKNQLDIANTKLAMIEGQRNQLLKHKGLVETEIKQLKGELDIYYQVRALLNKSSDHGRNQAKRQIEILVTNALQFIFDETYSFKIEFKEVRNRVEAQFLVCSEYNGKKIKTNPEEARGGGIVDIVSLALRIAILQTYRPTLEGPLVLDEPAKHVSEEYVNKVVEFLNHVSSGFDRQIILITHNPYLMEASDKSFQVELRNGITTVREGNLLDTICKKL from the coding sequence ATGGAGTCTAAATTAACATCGCTAAAAAATCAACTTGATATTGCTAACACAAAACTTGCCATGATAGAAGGGCAGAGGAATCAACTGTTAAAACATAAAGGTTTAGTTGAAACTGAAATAAAACAATTAAAAGGTGAGTTAGATATTTATTACCAAGTAAGGGCTTTACTCAATAAGTCATCGGACCACGGGCGAAATCAAGCCAAGCGACAAATAGAAATACTTGTTACTAATGCTTTACAGTTTATATTTGATGAAACTTATAGTTTTAAAATAGAATTTAAAGAAGTGAGAAATAGAGTGGAAGCTCAATTTCTAGTGTGTTCAGAGTACAATGGTAAAAAAATAAAAACCAACCCTGAAGAAGCCAGAGGTGGTGGAATTGTAGATATAGTTTCATTAGCACTAAGGATTGCTATTTTACAAACTTATAGACCGACCTTGGAGGGGCCTTTAGTGTTAGATGAACCGGCTAAGCATGTAAGTGAAGAATATGTCAATAAAGTTGTAGAGTTTTTAAATCATGTGAGTAGTGGATTTGACAGACAGATTATACTAATTACCCATAACCCTTACTTGATGGAAGCATCGGATAAATCTTTTCAAGTAGAGTTAAGAAATGGGATAACCACTGTACGGGAAGGTAACTTACTTGACACTATCTGTAAAAAACTATAA
- the rny gene encoding ribonuclease Y: MSTTLIWIIIPLALLIGLGLGYLIRKAIAEAKIASAEQEAKNILSDAKREAEGKRREMILEAKEEILKLRSEFEKESKERRQEVQRLEKRVMQKEESLDRKTDSIEKREENLANRENQIKKQEEQVKNAQKEQVKELERISSLTTDEAREQLLSDVEKELQHEMAVMVKEAENQAKQDAEKKANRIISTAIQRCAADHVAESTVSVVPLPNDEMKGRIIGREGRNIRALETLTGIDLIIDDTPEAVILSGFDPVRREIARVALEKLILDGRIHPGRIEEMVNKAKKEVDNQIREEGEQATFETGVHGIHPELVKLLGRLKFRTSYGQNILKHSLEVAHLAGIMAAELNADIKLAKRGGLLHDIGKAVDHEMEGPHVAIGAELAKKYKESREVIHAIAAHHGDVEAQTVEAVIVQAADAISAARPGARRETLENYIKRLENLENIADSFEGVEKSFAIQAGREVRIMVQPDQIDDAMATSIARDITKRIEDELEYPGQIKVILIRETRVVEYAK; encoded by the coding sequence ATTTCAACAACATTAATTTGGATAATCATTCCCTTGGCTTTGTTGATTGGCTTAGGGTTAGGTTATTTGATACGTAAAGCTATTGCAGAAGCAAAGATTGCATCTGCTGAGCAGGAAGCTAAAAATATTTTATCTGATGCAAAAAGAGAGGCAGAAGGCAAAAGGCGTGAAATGATACTTGAAGCAAAAGAGGAAATATTAAAGCTTCGTAGTGAATTTGAGAAAGAATCAAAAGAACGCAGACAAGAGGTTCAGCGGCTTGAAAAAAGAGTTATGCAAAAAGAAGAATCTCTAGACAGAAAAACAGACAGTATTGAAAAAAGAGAAGAGAATTTAGCAAACCGAGAAAATCAAATCAAAAAACAAGAAGAACAAGTGAAAAATGCTCAAAAAGAGCAAGTTAAAGAACTGGAAAGAATATCTTCTTTAACAACTGATGAAGCGAGAGAGCAACTATTATCCGATGTTGAAAAAGAGTTACAACATGAAATGGCTGTTATGGTTAAAGAGGCTGAGAATCAAGCAAAGCAAGACGCAGAAAAGAAAGCTAATCGCATTATATCTACTGCTATACAGCGCTGTGCTGCAGATCATGTAGCAGAAAGTACAGTCTCAGTAGTACCTCTTCCCAACGACGAAATGAAAGGTCGAATAATAGGGCGTGAAGGTAGGAATATTAGGGCTTTAGAGACTTTAACTGGTATTGATCTTATTATTGATGATACTCCAGAAGCTGTGATTTTATCAGGGTTTGACCCAGTAAGAAGAGAAATTGCCAGAGTTGCATTAGAAAAGCTTATATTAGATGGAAGAATTCATCCAGGGCGAATCGAAGAAATGGTTAATAAAGCCAAAAAAGAAGTGGACAACCAGATCCGCGAAGAAGGTGAACAAGCTACTTTTGAAACCGGTGTACATGGCATCCATCCTGAGCTTGTAAAATTATTAGGAAGACTAAAGTTTAGAACAAGCTATGGACAAAATATCCTAAAGCACTCTTTAGAGGTGGCTCATCTGGCAGGAATTATGGCTGCTGAATTAAATGCAGATATCAAACTAGCTAAACGCGGAGGCTTACTACATGACATAGGAAAAGCTGTCGACCATGAGATGGAAGGTCCACACGTAGCTATTGGAGCAGAATTAGCTAAAAAGTATAAAGAGTCTCGAGAGGTTATACATGCCATCGCTGCTCATCATGGAGATGTAGAAGCACAGACAGTAGAAGCCGTTATTGTTCAAGCAGCGGATGCCATTTCAGCTGCAAGACCGGGGGCTCGAAGAGAAACTTTAGAAAACTATATTAAGCGTTTAGAAAACCTTGAAAATATAGCTGATTCTTTTGAAGGGGTAGAAAAGAGTTTTGCAATACAAGCTGGTAGGGAAGTAAGAATAATGGTACAACCTGACCAAATTGACGACGCAATGGCTACTTCTATTGCTAGAGATATAACCAAAAGAATAGAAGACGAACTGGAATATCCCGGTCAAATAAAGGTTATTTTAATAAGAGAAACAAGAGTTGTAGAATACGCAAAATAA
- a CDS encoding TIGR00282 family metallophosphoesterase produces the protein MKIIFIGDIVGKPGRKILKNKLPSLIEKYSPDLIIANGENAAGGKGLNQRVADELFESGIDILTMGNHVWDKKEIFNFIQGDKRIVRPANYPKGTPGSGFTKVEVNGKIILILNLSGIVYMPPLDCPFKVIDEMLNVDDYDYSLLDFHGEATSEKIAMGWYLNGKIDAVVGTHTHVQTSDYRRLDKGTLYITDVGMTGPYNGVLGVKKEDVIKKFVTKMPTRFNIETDGPKQLNAVYLDLNSEKIYPIKEIE, from the coding sequence ATGAAAATAATTTTTATTGGTGATATTGTAGGTAAACCTGGTCGTAAAATACTAAAAAATAAACTTCCAAGCTTAATTGAAAAGTATAGCCCTGACCTTATAATAGCTAATGGTGAAAATGCTGCTGGAGGTAAAGGCTTGAACCAAAGAGTTGCTGATGAACTATTTGAGTCTGGTATTGATATTTTAACAATGGGAAACCATGTATGGGATAAAAAGGAGATCTTTAATTTTATACAAGGTGACAAAAGAATAGTAAGACCAGCTAACTATCCTAAGGGGACCCCTGGCAGTGGTTTTACAAAGGTTGAAGTTAATGGGAAAATAATATTAATACTTAACCTTTCTGGTATAGTTTATATGCCACCATTAGATTGTCCGTTTAAAGTTATTGACGAGATGTTAAATGTAGATGATTATGATTATAGCTTGTTAGATTTTCATGGAGAAGCCACTTCAGAAAAGATTGCCATGGGATGGTACTTAAATGGAAAAATTGATGCAGTAGTAGGAACTCACACTCATGTGCAAACATCCGACTACCGTAGACTTGATAAAGGGACATTATACATAACCGATGTTGGAATGACCGGCCCATATAACGGAGTTTTGGGTGTTAAAAAAGAAGATGTTATAAAAAAATTTGTCACTAAAATGCCTACGCGGTTTAATATAGAAACTGATGGACCAAAACAATTAAATGCCGTTTATTTAGACTTAAATTCTGAAAAGATTTATCCTATAAAAGAAATAGAATAG
- the spoVS gene encoding stage V sporulation protein SpoVS — protein MEVLKVSAKSNPNSVAGALAGVLREKGGAEIQAIGAGALNQAVKAVAIARGFVAPSGVDLICIPAFTDIQIDGEERTAIKLIVEPR, from the coding sequence GTGGAAGTATTAAAAGTATCAGCAAAATCAAATCCTAATTCAGTCGCAGGTGCTTTAGCTGGAGTATTAAGAGAAAAAGGAGGAGCAGAGATTCAAGCAATTGGTGCAGGAGCTTTAAATCAAGCGGTAAAAGCGGTAGCTATTGCAAGAGGCTTTGTAGCCCCTAGTGGTGTTGACTTAATTTGCATACCTGCATTTACCGATATTCAAATTGATGGTGAAGAGAGGACTGCAATTAAGTTAATCGTTGAACCTCGCTAA